The Astyanax mexicanus isolate ESR-SI-001 chromosome 20, AstMex3_surface, whole genome shotgun sequence genome contains a region encoding:
- the si:dkey-81j8.6 gene encoding serine/threonine-protein kinase 10 isoform X2: protein MATLLMRLFRLGVEKKRVRQYEHLKRDVDPRESWETLGELGDGAFGKVYKAQNRVSGVMGAVKVMEVRSEEQLEDYITEINILAECRHAHIISLLEAVYFEGWLWILIEFCPGGALDDIMLELERGLTEQQISEVCCQTLQALSYLHQHHMIHRDLKAGNILLTMEGHIKLADFGVSAKNDNTLQRRATFIGTPYWMAPEVIMCETSKDTPYSSKADIWSLGITLIEAAEMEPPHHSLNPMRVLLKITKSPPPTLTHPRRWSSHFQDFLRRALQKNPESRWGAQQLLAHPFAYAGRDGRALKELIAEAKAEVTEVIEAELLSDLRCSVDEAGPSDTDPPAQPDPGTDPPPVPQTAPSEEPAASQPDPEVSKGVKVTRRASSAPDRAQKLVRRLSMPGNLLSFFTGGSRRCKSGFWGDALKPEGNQEQQDMDKEGRSEEHSEAGTEALDVSHHSDGGSSKGGREETPESDHQTSASQAKDNTDTKEGAEPDGQCRSAKEDANCLKAEETQQQGETLDTTREEAEHTEEEERILKQCSAEAKAVVEDGANQEPAFWRCLHPPDSTTNEKNQDDTDLLTEALSLDTSNRSEPVEAKKHRSHDYLDLAGFTSQAQLSFTKEELSRSPAVEKESTNTCEEHQEHQKQAENPTYTSDQANKEEKTDTGRIEEDGGAETQDTKDFKEGLEDKSETDKDFESVENHLSDAESPSDNIITKESAEEAPQIMEVTSSSNGKEELEEQESPLNDSEQVYLKDNEVKINEDKIDQVVRNEDELEGEETKDKTRITDKSVQHQSVSLPKSCGSEVVNEVKIKEDMIDQELRHEDEAQSEENKDTTPKTDKLDQHQSVSLPNSSGSEVVNEVKIKEEKTSEELRQKDEVEDKENRDDNRQETDKSDQHQSINVLKSGFEKVKEVQIEEDMKGEELMREDDKVQGEENKDKTTETDKSERPQSINLPESSGSEGTAVSSTSEPREVESGKTKQDSSGEKVIKVSKQVSFAGEPDNREAGEGVDGSGCIGNGGSVGNKAEPVNTETNGTLHQNLQKPTVLSISSNTDHEKNGPPPPLSPTDEGVLSMNRRTVKKTRKFMVDGREVSVTTSKVISEKDSKEEQMRSVRRQELHALKQLQREEQREFTQLEQKLQQQREQMFRHIEQEMSSKKQYYDGELERLEKQYQQQSVRMETEHTQRLQEEARRLKTQQEKELHRKSSTLKSDPVEEQRFLQKQQQELNDALQKAVQEHKRKVASMDWEVTVKSQQLKRARESVIWELEQRHLQEKYHLFKQQVKEQYSLQRQQLSKRHNKDMERASRFQQSLVEEQKSAQAQERGRLLKAQRAESKTRLAQYRQELRKQGLTGPEQRHKITQFLAEEESRQKQERSQLQETQESQLKEVQEQCDANITELQQLQNEKLQVLVEMEKKKIKCLEDEHTLELNEWRDKLACRKEALEEDLARKRREYEGSRRRGSEPESRFQARRARFFPSLSFS, encoded by the exons ATGGCGACCCTCCTGATGCGACTGTTCCGTCTAGGAGTGGAGAAGAAGCGAGTGAGGCAGTATGAACATCTGAAGAGGGATGTGGATCCTCGTGAGAGCTGGGAGACCTTGGGGGAACTGGGCGATGGAGCGTTCGGAAAAGTCTACAAG GCTCAGAACAGGGTTAGTGGTGTGATGGGTGCGGTTAAGGTGATGGAGGTACGCAGTGAGGAGCAGCTGGAGGATTACATCACTGAGATCAACATCCTGGCAGAATGTCGTCACGCCCACATCATCTCCCTGCTGGAGGCCGTATACTTTGAGGGATGGCTTTGG ATCCTCATTGAGTTCTGTCCTGGAGGAGCACTGGACGACATCATGTTAG agctggaGCGTGGTCTGACGGAGCAGCAGATCAGTGAGGTGTGCTGTCAGACTCTGCAGGCTCTGTCCTACCTGCACCAGCACCACATGATCCACCGAGACCTGAAGGCTGGAAACATCCTGCTCACCATGGAGGGACACATCAAACTGG CTGATTTTGGAGTTTCTGCAAAAAACGACAACACCCTGCAGAGACGAGCCACGTTCATAGGAACTCCGTACTG GATGGCTCCGGAGGTGATCATGTGTGAGACGTCGAAGGATACTCCATACAGCAGTAAAGCTGATATCTGGTCTCTGGGCATCACTCTGATTGAAGCAGCAGAGATGGAGCCGCCCCACCACTCCCTCAACCCCATGAGGGTCCTACTAAAGATCACCAAATCCCCCCCGCCCACACTGACCCACCCACGCCGCTG GTCCTCCCATTTCCAGGACTTCCTGCGGAGGGCGCTGCAGAAGAACCCGGAGTCCCGTTGGGGAGCTCAGCAGCTGCTGGCCCACCCATTCGCCTACGCCGGTCGTGACGGTCGAGCCCTGAAGGAGCTCATAGCCGAGGCTAAAGCCGAGGTCACAGAGGTCATAGAGGCAGAG ttacTATCGGATCTCCGGTGTTCTGTTGACGAAGCAGGACCGTCCGACACGGACCCTCCAGCTCAGCCGGACCCAGGAACAGATCCACCCCCAGTTCCTCAGACAGCTCCATCCGAGGAACCGGCAGCGTCTCAGCCTGACCCTGAGGTCAGTAAAGGGGTTAAAGTGACCCGCCGAGCGTCCAGCGCCCCGGATAGAGCCCAGAAGCTGGTGCGGCGTCTCTCTATGCCCGGAAACCTGCTGTCCTTCTTCACCGGCGGCTCCCGCAGGTGCAAGTCCGGGTTCTGGGGCGACGCATTGAAACCTGAGGGGAACCAGGAGCAGCAGGACATGGATAAAG AAGGTCGGAGCGAAGAACATTCAGAAGCTGGAACAGAAGCTCTGGACGTTTCACACCACAGTGATGGAGGGAGCAGTAAGGGAGGAAGGGAGGAAACACCTGAGTCTGATCATCAAACTTCAGCCAGTCAGGCCAAAGACAACACTGACACCAAAGAGGGGGCAGAGCCTGATGGCCAGTGCAGGAGCGCTAAAGAAGATGCAAACTGTCTCAAAGCAGAAGAGACCCAACAGCAAGGAGAAACACTAGATACTACCAGAGAGGAAGCTGAACATACAGAGGAAGAAGAACGAATACTGA AGCAGTGTAGTGCAGAAGCTAAAGCTGTGGTTGAGGATGGAGCCAATCAGGAACCAGCATTCTGGAGATGCCTCCACCCTCCTGACTCGACAACCAACGAAAAGAACCAGGATGATACAGATCTCCTGACCGAGGCTCTGAGTTTGGATACATCAAACAGAAGTGAACCAGTTGAAGCGAAAAAGCACCGTTCACACGATTACCTGGATTTAGCCGGATTTACATCACAGGCTCAGCTTTCCTTCACTAAAGAAGAGCTTAGCAGAAGCCCAGCAGTGGAGAAAGAGAGTACAAATACCTGCGAGGAACACCAGGAACATCAGAAACAGGCGGAGAACCCGACTTACACTTCTGATCAGGCGAACAAAGAAGAGAAAACTGACACAGGAAGAATAGAAGAAGATGGAGGAGCAGAAACTCAAGATACTAAAGACTTTAAAGAAGGTTTGGAGGATAAatcagagacagataaagatttTGAAAGTGTGGAGAACCATCTCTCAGATGCTGAGAGTCCAAGTGACAATATAATAACAAAAGAAAGTGCTGAAGAAGCACCACAAATAATGGAAGTTACCTCCTCCAGCAACGGCAAGGAAGAGCTGGAAGAGCAGGAATCTCCTCTAAACGATTCTGAACAAGTTTACCTCAAAGACAATGAGGTGAAGATCAACGAAGATAAAATAGATCAGGTGGTGAGGAATGAGGATGAGCTAGAAGGTGAGGAAACTAAGGATAAAACCAGAATAACTGACAAATCAGTTCAACATCAAAGTGTCAGTCTTCCCAAAAGTTGTGGCTCTGAAGTAGTAAACGAGGTAAAGATCAAAGAAGACATGATAGATCAGGAATTGAGGCATGAGGATGAAGCACAAAGTGAAGAAAATAAAGATACAACTCCAAAAACTGACAAATTAGACCAACATCAAAGTGTCAGTCTTCCCAATAGTTCTGGCTCTGAAGTGGTAAACGAGGTAAAGATCAAAGAAGAGAAGACAAGTGAGGAATTGAGGCAGAAGGATGAGGTAGAAGATAAAGAAAATAGAGATGACAACAGACAAGAAACTGACAAATCAGACCAACATCAAAGCATCAATGTACTTAAAAGTGGCTTTGAAAAAGTAAAAGAGGTACAGATTGAAGAAGACATGAAAGGTGAGGAATTGATGCGAGAGGATGATAAGGTACAAGGTGaggaaaataaagataaaaccaCAGAAACTGACAAATCAGAGCGTCCTCAAAGCATAAATCTTCCTGAAAGTTCTGGTTCTGAAGGTACAGCTGTGAGCAGTACCTCAGAACCTCGTGAGGTAGAGTCTGGGAAGACTAAGCAGGATTCCTCGGGAGAGAAGGTGATTAAAGTCAGTAAGCAGGTGAGCTTCGCCGGAGAGCCGGACAATCGGGAGGCGGGGGAGGGGGTTGACGGGTCGGGCTGTATCGGTAACGGAGGATCTGTGGGGAATAAAGCAGAACCAGTTAACACCGAGACGAACGGGACTCTTCATCAGAACCTCCAAAAACCCACAGTACTGTCCATCTCCTCCAACACTGACCACGAGAAGAACGGTCCACCTCCACCACTGTCTCCTACTGATGAAGGG GTTTTGTCCATGAACCGCAGGACAGTGAAGAAGACTCGTAAGTTCATGGTGGACGGGCGAGAGGTCAGTGTTACGACATCAAAGGTCATCAGTGAGAAAGACAGTAAAGAGGAGCAGATGCGCTCAGTCAG gcgtcAGGAGCTGCATGCTCTGAAGCAGCTTCAGCGTGAGGAGCAGAGGGAGTTTACTCAGTTGGagcagaagctgcagcagcagcgggAGCAGATGTTCCGCCACATCGAACAGGAAATGAGC AGTAAGAAGCAGTACTATGACGGGGAGCTGGAGCGGTTGGAGAAGCAGTATCAGCAGCAGAGTGTGAGGATGGAGACTGAACACACCCAGCGGCTGCAGGAGGAGGCCCGCCGCCTCAAAACCCAGCAGGAGAAAGAGCTGCACCGCAAAAGCAGCACCCTCAAATCAGACCCAGTGGAG GAGCAGCGATTtctgcagaagcagcagcaggagctgaaCGATGCTCTTCAGAAAGCCGTACAGGAACACAAGAGGAAAGTGGCCTCCATGGACTGGGAGGTTACAGTCAAATCACAGCAGCTGAAGAGAG CGCGAGAGTCTGTGATCTGGGAGCTGGAACAGCGCCACCTGCAGGAGAAGTACCACCTGTTTAAGCAGCAGGTGAAGGAGCAGTACTCTCTACAGCGCCAGCAGCTCAGCAAGAGACACAACAAG GATATGGAGCGGGCGAGTCGGTTCCAGCAGTCTCTTGTGGAGGAGCAGAAGTCGGCTCAGGCTCAGGAGAGAGGCCGACTCCTCAAAGCCCAGCGCGCCGAGTCCAAAACCCGCCTGGCCCAGTACCGCCAGGAGCTCAGGAAGCAGGGGCTCACCGGACCCGAGCAGAGACACAAAATCACACAG TTCCTGGCGGAGGAGGAGTCCAGGCAGAAGCAGGAGCGCAGTCAGCTGCAGGAGACGCAGGAGAGTCAGCTGAAGGAGGTGCAGGAGCAATGCGACGCTAACATCACCGAACTCCAGCAGCTGCAG AACGAGAAGCTGCAGGTTCTGGTGGAGATGGAGAAGAAGAAGATCAAATGTCTGGAAGATGAGCACACACTGGAGCTGAACGAGTGGAGGGATAAACTTGCCTGCAGGAAGGAG gcattaGAGGAAGACCTGGCTCGTAAGAGGAGGGAATATGAAGGCAGTAGGAGGCGGGGCAGTGAACCCGAGTCCCGGTTCCAGGCCCGGCGCGCCCGGTTCTTCCCCAGCCTGAGCTTCTCCTGA
- the si:dkey-81j8.6 gene encoding serine/threonine-protein kinase 10 isoform X1, which yields MATLLMRLFRLGVEKKRVRQYEHLKRDVDPRESWETLGELGDGAFGKVYKAQNRVSGVMGAVKVMEVRSEEQLEDYITEINILAECRHAHIISLLEAVYFEGWLWILIEFCPGGALDDIMLELERGLTEQQISEVCCQTLQALSYLHQHHMIHRDLKAGNILLTMEGHIKLADFGVSAKNDNTLQRRATFIGTPYWMAPEVIMCETSKDTPYSSKADIWSLGITLIEAAEMEPPHHSLNPMRVLLKITKSPPPTLTHPRRWSSHFQDFLRRALQKNPESRWGAQQLLAHPFAYAGRDGRALKELIAEAKAEVTEVIEAELLSDLRCSVDEAGPSDTDPPAQPDPGTDPPPVPQTAPSEEPAASQPDPEVSKGVKVTRRASSAPDRAQKLVRRLSMPGNLLSFFTGGSRRCKSGFWGDALKPEGNQEQQDMDKAEGRSEEHSEAGTEALDVSHHSDGGSSKGGREETPESDHQTSASQAKDNTDTKEGAEPDGQCRSAKEDANCLKAEETQQQGETLDTTREEAEHTEEEERILKQCSAEAKAVVEDGANQEPAFWRCLHPPDSTTNEKNQDDTDLLTEALSLDTSNRSEPVEAKKHRSHDYLDLAGFTSQAQLSFTKEELSRSPAVEKESTNTCEEHQEHQKQAENPTYTSDQANKEEKTDTGRIEEDGGAETQDTKDFKEGLEDKSETDKDFESVENHLSDAESPSDNIITKESAEEAPQIMEVTSSSNGKEELEEQESPLNDSEQVYLKDNEVKINEDKIDQVVRNEDELEGEETKDKTRITDKSVQHQSVSLPKSCGSEVVNEVKIKEDMIDQELRHEDEAQSEENKDTTPKTDKLDQHQSVSLPNSSGSEVVNEVKIKEEKTSEELRQKDEVEDKENRDDNRQETDKSDQHQSINVLKSGFEKVKEVQIEEDMKGEELMREDDKVQGEENKDKTTETDKSERPQSINLPESSGSEGTAVSSTSEPREVESGKTKQDSSGEKVIKVSKQVSFAGEPDNREAGEGVDGSGCIGNGGSVGNKAEPVNTETNGTLHQNLQKPTVLSISSNTDHEKNGPPPPLSPTDEGVLSMNRRTVKKTRKFMVDGREVSVTTSKVISEKDSKEEQMRSVRRQELHALKQLQREEQREFTQLEQKLQQQREQMFRHIEQEMSSKKQYYDGELERLEKQYQQQSVRMETEHTQRLQEEARRLKTQQEKELHRKSSTLKSDPVEEQRFLQKQQQELNDALQKAVQEHKRKVASMDWEVTVKSQQLKRARESVIWELEQRHLQEKYHLFKQQVKEQYSLQRQQLSKRHNKDMERASRFQQSLVEEQKSAQAQERGRLLKAQRAESKTRLAQYRQELRKQGLTGPEQRHKITQFLAEEESRQKQERSQLQETQESQLKEVQEQCDANITELQQLQNEKLQVLVEMEKKKIKCLEDEHTLELNEWRDKLACRKEALEEDLARKRREYEGSRRRGSEPESRFQARRARFFPSLSFS from the exons ATGGCGACCCTCCTGATGCGACTGTTCCGTCTAGGAGTGGAGAAGAAGCGAGTGAGGCAGTATGAACATCTGAAGAGGGATGTGGATCCTCGTGAGAGCTGGGAGACCTTGGGGGAACTGGGCGATGGAGCGTTCGGAAAAGTCTACAAG GCTCAGAACAGGGTTAGTGGTGTGATGGGTGCGGTTAAGGTGATGGAGGTACGCAGTGAGGAGCAGCTGGAGGATTACATCACTGAGATCAACATCCTGGCAGAATGTCGTCACGCCCACATCATCTCCCTGCTGGAGGCCGTATACTTTGAGGGATGGCTTTGG ATCCTCATTGAGTTCTGTCCTGGAGGAGCACTGGACGACATCATGTTAG agctggaGCGTGGTCTGACGGAGCAGCAGATCAGTGAGGTGTGCTGTCAGACTCTGCAGGCTCTGTCCTACCTGCACCAGCACCACATGATCCACCGAGACCTGAAGGCTGGAAACATCCTGCTCACCATGGAGGGACACATCAAACTGG CTGATTTTGGAGTTTCTGCAAAAAACGACAACACCCTGCAGAGACGAGCCACGTTCATAGGAACTCCGTACTG GATGGCTCCGGAGGTGATCATGTGTGAGACGTCGAAGGATACTCCATACAGCAGTAAAGCTGATATCTGGTCTCTGGGCATCACTCTGATTGAAGCAGCAGAGATGGAGCCGCCCCACCACTCCCTCAACCCCATGAGGGTCCTACTAAAGATCACCAAATCCCCCCCGCCCACACTGACCCACCCACGCCGCTG GTCCTCCCATTTCCAGGACTTCCTGCGGAGGGCGCTGCAGAAGAACCCGGAGTCCCGTTGGGGAGCTCAGCAGCTGCTGGCCCACCCATTCGCCTACGCCGGTCGTGACGGTCGAGCCCTGAAGGAGCTCATAGCCGAGGCTAAAGCCGAGGTCACAGAGGTCATAGAGGCAGAG ttacTATCGGATCTCCGGTGTTCTGTTGACGAAGCAGGACCGTCCGACACGGACCCTCCAGCTCAGCCGGACCCAGGAACAGATCCACCCCCAGTTCCTCAGACAGCTCCATCCGAGGAACCGGCAGCGTCTCAGCCTGACCCTGAGGTCAGTAAAGGGGTTAAAGTGACCCGCCGAGCGTCCAGCGCCCCGGATAGAGCCCAGAAGCTGGTGCGGCGTCTCTCTATGCCCGGAAACCTGCTGTCCTTCTTCACCGGCGGCTCCCGCAGGTGCAAGTCCGGGTTCTGGGGCGACGCATTGAAACCTGAGGGGAACCAGGAGCAGCAGGACATGGATAAAG CAGAAGGTCGGAGCGAAGAACATTCAGAAGCTGGAACAGAAGCTCTGGACGTTTCACACCACAGTGATGGAGGGAGCAGTAAGGGAGGAAGGGAGGAAACACCTGAGTCTGATCATCAAACTTCAGCCAGTCAGGCCAAAGACAACACTGACACCAAAGAGGGGGCAGAGCCTGATGGCCAGTGCAGGAGCGCTAAAGAAGATGCAAACTGTCTCAAAGCAGAAGAGACCCAACAGCAAGGAGAAACACTAGATACTACCAGAGAGGAAGCTGAACATACAGAGGAAGAAGAACGAATACTGA AGCAGTGTAGTGCAGAAGCTAAAGCTGTGGTTGAGGATGGAGCCAATCAGGAACCAGCATTCTGGAGATGCCTCCACCCTCCTGACTCGACAACCAACGAAAAGAACCAGGATGATACAGATCTCCTGACCGAGGCTCTGAGTTTGGATACATCAAACAGAAGTGAACCAGTTGAAGCGAAAAAGCACCGTTCACACGATTACCTGGATTTAGCCGGATTTACATCACAGGCTCAGCTTTCCTTCACTAAAGAAGAGCTTAGCAGAAGCCCAGCAGTGGAGAAAGAGAGTACAAATACCTGCGAGGAACACCAGGAACATCAGAAACAGGCGGAGAACCCGACTTACACTTCTGATCAGGCGAACAAAGAAGAGAAAACTGACACAGGAAGAATAGAAGAAGATGGAGGAGCAGAAACTCAAGATACTAAAGACTTTAAAGAAGGTTTGGAGGATAAatcagagacagataaagatttTGAAAGTGTGGAGAACCATCTCTCAGATGCTGAGAGTCCAAGTGACAATATAATAACAAAAGAAAGTGCTGAAGAAGCACCACAAATAATGGAAGTTACCTCCTCCAGCAACGGCAAGGAAGAGCTGGAAGAGCAGGAATCTCCTCTAAACGATTCTGAACAAGTTTACCTCAAAGACAATGAGGTGAAGATCAACGAAGATAAAATAGATCAGGTGGTGAGGAATGAGGATGAGCTAGAAGGTGAGGAAACTAAGGATAAAACCAGAATAACTGACAAATCAGTTCAACATCAAAGTGTCAGTCTTCCCAAAAGTTGTGGCTCTGAAGTAGTAAACGAGGTAAAGATCAAAGAAGACATGATAGATCAGGAATTGAGGCATGAGGATGAAGCACAAAGTGAAGAAAATAAAGATACAACTCCAAAAACTGACAAATTAGACCAACATCAAAGTGTCAGTCTTCCCAATAGTTCTGGCTCTGAAGTGGTAAACGAGGTAAAGATCAAAGAAGAGAAGACAAGTGAGGAATTGAGGCAGAAGGATGAGGTAGAAGATAAAGAAAATAGAGATGACAACAGACAAGAAACTGACAAATCAGACCAACATCAAAGCATCAATGTACTTAAAAGTGGCTTTGAAAAAGTAAAAGAGGTACAGATTGAAGAAGACATGAAAGGTGAGGAATTGATGCGAGAGGATGATAAGGTACAAGGTGaggaaaataaagataaaaccaCAGAAACTGACAAATCAGAGCGTCCTCAAAGCATAAATCTTCCTGAAAGTTCTGGTTCTGAAGGTACAGCTGTGAGCAGTACCTCAGAACCTCGTGAGGTAGAGTCTGGGAAGACTAAGCAGGATTCCTCGGGAGAGAAGGTGATTAAAGTCAGTAAGCAGGTGAGCTTCGCCGGAGAGCCGGACAATCGGGAGGCGGGGGAGGGGGTTGACGGGTCGGGCTGTATCGGTAACGGAGGATCTGTGGGGAATAAAGCAGAACCAGTTAACACCGAGACGAACGGGACTCTTCATCAGAACCTCCAAAAACCCACAGTACTGTCCATCTCCTCCAACACTGACCACGAGAAGAACGGTCCACCTCCACCACTGTCTCCTACTGATGAAGGG GTTTTGTCCATGAACCGCAGGACAGTGAAGAAGACTCGTAAGTTCATGGTGGACGGGCGAGAGGTCAGTGTTACGACATCAAAGGTCATCAGTGAGAAAGACAGTAAAGAGGAGCAGATGCGCTCAGTCAG gcgtcAGGAGCTGCATGCTCTGAAGCAGCTTCAGCGTGAGGAGCAGAGGGAGTTTACTCAGTTGGagcagaagctgcagcagcagcgggAGCAGATGTTCCGCCACATCGAACAGGAAATGAGC AGTAAGAAGCAGTACTATGACGGGGAGCTGGAGCGGTTGGAGAAGCAGTATCAGCAGCAGAGTGTGAGGATGGAGACTGAACACACCCAGCGGCTGCAGGAGGAGGCCCGCCGCCTCAAAACCCAGCAGGAGAAAGAGCTGCACCGCAAAAGCAGCACCCTCAAATCAGACCCAGTGGAG GAGCAGCGATTtctgcagaagcagcagcaggagctgaaCGATGCTCTTCAGAAAGCCGTACAGGAACACAAGAGGAAAGTGGCCTCCATGGACTGGGAGGTTACAGTCAAATCACAGCAGCTGAAGAGAG CGCGAGAGTCTGTGATCTGGGAGCTGGAACAGCGCCACCTGCAGGAGAAGTACCACCTGTTTAAGCAGCAGGTGAAGGAGCAGTACTCTCTACAGCGCCAGCAGCTCAGCAAGAGACACAACAAG GATATGGAGCGGGCGAGTCGGTTCCAGCAGTCTCTTGTGGAGGAGCAGAAGTCGGCTCAGGCTCAGGAGAGAGGCCGACTCCTCAAAGCCCAGCGCGCCGAGTCCAAAACCCGCCTGGCCCAGTACCGCCAGGAGCTCAGGAAGCAGGGGCTCACCGGACCCGAGCAGAGACACAAAATCACACAG TTCCTGGCGGAGGAGGAGTCCAGGCAGAAGCAGGAGCGCAGTCAGCTGCAGGAGACGCAGGAGAGTCAGCTGAAGGAGGTGCAGGAGCAATGCGACGCTAACATCACCGAACTCCAGCAGCTGCAG AACGAGAAGCTGCAGGTTCTGGTGGAGATGGAGAAGAAGAAGATCAAATGTCTGGAAGATGAGCACACACTGGAGCTGAACGAGTGGAGGGATAAACTTGCCTGCAGGAAGGAG gcattaGAGGAAGACCTGGCTCGTAAGAGGAGGGAATATGAAGGCAGTAGGAGGCGGGGCAGTGAACCCGAGTCCCGGTTCCAGGCCCGGCGCGCCCGGTTCTTCCCCAGCCTGAGCTTCTCCTGA